A region of Rhodohalobacter barkolensis DNA encodes the following proteins:
- a CDS encoding LolA family protein, whose protein sequence is MKQQIIILSAFVLSLFLTADLFGQTPEFDRLKENFEENRIFEAGFTHLYKDAFTDEEQFSEGKIWIGKEKYRIEGDTQTMVVDGEVSTVYDQSRNRVIISDYIEEEDDFAPSRMLQGVDDSFDVEENTMQNGETEITLTSEDAFTVFKTVTIYLNADGSPVQIVAIDQVDNELSTQFEDGFFTTAENNLFRVEVPAEAELIDLRYDSE, encoded by the coding sequence ATGAAACAACAAATAATCATTTTATCGGCTTTTGTACTGAGTCTGTTTTTAACCGCAGATCTTTTTGGGCAAACCCCGGAGTTTGACAGGCTCAAAGAAAACTTTGAAGAGAACCGGATATTTGAAGCAGGTTTCACCCATCTGTATAAAGATGCTTTTACAGACGAGGAGCAGTTTTCGGAAGGGAAAATCTGGATTGGGAAAGAAAAGTACCGGATTGAGGGCGATACTCAAACAATGGTTGTAGATGGTGAAGTGTCTACGGTGTACGATCAATCCAGAAACCGGGTCATCATCAGTGATTATATTGAAGAAGAAGACGATTTTGCTCCATCCAGAATGCTTCAGGGCGTTGATGATTCATTTGACGTGGAAGAGAACACCATGCAGAATGGAGAAACAGAAATCACATTAACATCAGAGGATGCATTCACAGTTTTTAAAACGGTTACCATTTATCTGAATGCTGATGGAAGTCCCGTTCAAATTGTTGCTATCGATCAGGTAGATAATGAACTGTCAACACAATTTGAAGACGGCTTTTTTACAACTGCAGAAAACAATCTTTTCAGAGTAGAAGTACCGGCAGAAGCGGAACTTATTGACCTGCGCTACGATAGCGAATGA